A genomic window from Sanguibacter antarcticus includes:
- a CDS encoding purine-nucleoside phosphorylase: MTTFSTSHDTVDPFDLARDAAAHIARATGVASHDIALVLGSGWGGAADLLGETVAELSSDEVPGFSKPAVAGHVGTLRSIKIEATGKHALVLGSRTHLYEGKGVRAVVHGMRTAAATGVRTAILTNGCGGLNTDWAPGTPVLISDHINLTATSPLEGATFVDLTDLYAARLRAVAREVDPSLAEGVYVQFPGPHYETPAEVRMAGRLGGDLVGMSTTLEAIAARHAGMEILGISLVTNLAAGISPVPLSHAEVIEAGQAAGPRISALLAEITKRV, encoded by the coding sequence ATGACAACCTTCTCCACCTCTCACGACACCGTCGACCCGTTCGACCTCGCCCGCGACGCCGCGGCACACATCGCCCGCGCGACGGGCGTCGCCTCCCACGACATCGCTCTCGTCCTCGGTTCTGGCTGGGGCGGGGCGGCCGACCTCCTCGGCGAAACCGTCGCCGAGCTGTCGAGCGACGAGGTCCCGGGCTTCAGCAAGCCCGCTGTCGCCGGGCACGTCGGGACGCTGCGCTCGATCAAGATCGAGGCGACCGGCAAGCACGCTCTCGTGCTCGGCTCGCGCACGCACCTGTACGAGGGCAAGGGCGTGCGGGCCGTCGTGCACGGGATGCGTACGGCCGCCGCCACGGGTGTGCGGACCGCGATCCTCACCAACGGCTGCGGTGGCCTCAACACCGACTGGGCACCGGGCACGCCGGTCCTCATCTCCGACCACATCAACCTCACAGCGACCTCGCCGCTCGAGGGCGCGACGTTCGTCGACCTCACGGACCTCTACGCAGCGCGGTTGCGCGCGGTGGCCCGCGAGGTCGACCCCTCCCTGGCCGAGGGCGTCTACGTCCAGTTCCCCGGCCCGCACTACGAGACCCCTGCCGAGGTCCGGATGGCTGGACGTCTCGGTGGAGACCTCGTCGGGATGTCGACGACGCTCGAGGCGATCGCTGCACGACACGCGGGCATGGAGATCCTCGGGATCTCGCTCGTGACGAACCTCGCTGCGGGCATCAGCCCGGTGCCGCTCTCGCACGCTGAGGTCATCGAGGCTGGACAGGCCGCTGGTCCGCGCATCAGCGCGCTCCTGGCCGAGATCACGAAGAGGGTATGA
- a CDS encoding thymidine phosphorylase has protein sequence MTSKHTTNRAEAFDAVDVIRVKRDHGTLTPEQIDWVIDAYTRGVVAEEQMAALNMAILLNGMDRAEIARWTSAMIASGERMDFSSLSKPTSDKHSTGGVGDKITLPLAPLVAVFGVAVPQLSGRGLGHTGGTLDKLESIPGWRAALSNAEMMAQLESVGAVICQAGSGLAPADRKLYALRDVTGTVEAIPLIASSIMSKKIAEGTGALVLDVKVGSGAFMKDEAQARELARTMVDLGTDAGVRTVALITDMSTPLGLTAGNALEVRESVEVLAGGGPADVVELTVALAVEMLAAAGREIGADEVRSALGDGRAMDRWRAMISAQGGDVDAPLPVATESEQILAESDGVLATLDAMDVGVAAWRLGAGRARKEDMVQAGAGVEIHARPGDRVVKGQPLLTLHTDTPERFARALESARSAVTISDGPVVPRDIVLARVD, from the coding sequence ATGACGAGCAAGCACACCACCAACCGGGCCGAGGCCTTCGACGCGGTCGACGTGATCCGCGTCAAGCGTGACCACGGCACCCTGACCCCGGAGCAGATCGACTGGGTCATCGACGCGTACACCCGTGGTGTCGTCGCCGAAGAACAGATGGCCGCGCTCAACATGGCGATCCTGCTCAACGGGATGGACCGCGCCGAGATCGCGCGCTGGACCTCAGCGATGATCGCCTCGGGCGAGCGGATGGACTTCTCGTCGTTGTCCAAGCCGACGTCGGACAAGCACTCGACCGGTGGTGTCGGTGACAAGATCACGCTGCCGCTCGCTCCGCTCGTCGCCGTGTTCGGGGTCGCTGTCCCGCAGCTCTCGGGCCGTGGGCTCGGGCACACCGGCGGGACCCTCGACAAGCTCGAGTCGATCCCGGGCTGGCGCGCCGCGCTGAGCAACGCCGAGATGATGGCTCAGCTCGAGAGCGTCGGCGCAGTCATCTGCCAGGCAGGCTCCGGGCTCGCGCCCGCCGACCGCAAGCTCTACGCGCTGCGCGACGTCACGGGCACCGTCGAGGCGATCCCCCTCATCGCGTCGTCGATCATGAGCAAGAAGATCGCCGAGGGAACCGGCGCGCTGGTGCTCGACGTCAAGGTCGGTTCTGGCGCCTTCATGAAGGACGAGGCGCAGGCCCGCGAGCTCGCACGGACGATGGTCGACCTCGGCACCGACGCAGGCGTCCGCACGGTCGCCCTCATCACGGACATGTCGACACCGCTCGGGCTCACCGCAGGCAACGCCCTCGAGGTCCGTGAGTCCGTCGAGGTCCTCGCTGGCGGCGGACCGGCCGACGTCGTCGAGCTGACCGTCGCGCTGGCGGTCGAGATGCTTGCTGCTGCAGGCCGTGAGATCGGTGCGGACGAGGTGCGTTCAGCGCTGGGCGACGGCCGCGCCATGGACCGCTGGCGCGCGATGATCTCCGCCCAGGGCGGAGACGTCGACGCGCCGCTGCCTGTCGCGACCGAGTCCGAGCAGATCCTCGCCGAGTCCGACGGCGTCCTCGCGACGCTCGACGCGATGGACGTCGGGGTCGCCGCATGGCGCCTCGGTGCAGGCCGAGCCCGCAAGGAAGACATGGTGCAGGCAGGCGCAGGCGTCGAGATCCACGCTCGCCCTGGTGACCGGGTCGTCAAGGGACAGCCACTCCTCACGCTCCACACGGACACCCCTGAGCGGTTCGCTCGGGCGCTCGAGTCCGCGCGCTCGGCCGTGACGATCAGCGACGGGCCCGTGGTTCCTCGTGACATCGTCCTGGCTCGCGTGGACTGA
- a CDS encoding YidH family protein, with translation MSDDRRPRSVYSHGDEPDIRFSLANERTALAWVRTGLGLVAGGVALTSFATFAELPLVLDLIAAIACLAGAALALYAMHTWRRNELALRTGTPLPAPTALPALVAGVVVMALFLSVYAVSSAF, from the coding sequence ATGTCCGACGATCGCCGACCACGCTCGGTGTACAGCCACGGCGACGAGCCTGACATCCGCTTCTCGCTCGCCAACGAGCGCACGGCGCTCGCGTGGGTGCGCACCGGGCTGGGGCTCGTCGCAGGTGGAGTGGCGCTGACGTCGTTCGCGACGTTCGCCGAGCTGCCCCTCGTCCTCGACCTCATCGCGGCGATCGCCTGCCTCGCGGGCGCAGCGCTCGCTCTGTACGCGATGCACACGTGGCGCCGCAACGAGCTGGCTCTGCGAACGGGTACCCCGTTGCCTGCGCCGACGGCGCTCCCGGCCCTCGTCGCAGGCGTCGTGGTCATGGCTCTGTTCCTCTCCGTGTACGCCGTGTCGTCGGCCTTCTAG
- the deoC gene encoding deoxyribose-phosphate aldolase translates to MSHTTMDADELAQLVDHTLLKPEATSAQVAALAEEATQLGTYSICVSPSMLPLALPAGSSVKIATVCGFPSGAHTSEAKASEAAQAVASGAHEVDMVINLGAVKAGSWAYVEGDIAAVRGAAPSPIVLKVIIESAALTDEEIVSACQAAESAGADFVKTSTGFHPAGGASVHAVALMARTVGDRLGVKASGGVRTASDALAMVAAGATRLGLSGTAAVLAGLDGLDTAELLGGGGRSDGETPAGPGDVKVSDGAY, encoded by the coding sequence ATGAGCCACACCACCATGGATGCTGACGAGCTGGCTCAGCTCGTCGACCACACGCTGCTCAAGCCCGAAGCGACCTCCGCGCAGGTCGCCGCGCTCGCGGAGGAGGCGACCCAGCTGGGGACCTACTCCATCTGCGTGTCTCCCTCGATGCTCCCGCTGGCGCTGCCGGCCGGAAGCAGCGTGAAGATCGCCACGGTCTGCGGTTTCCCGTCCGGTGCGCACACGAGCGAGGCCAAGGCGTCCGAGGCAGCGCAGGCGGTCGCGTCTGGTGCGCACGAGGTCGACATGGTCATCAACCTCGGTGCGGTCAAGGCCGGCAGCTGGGCGTACGTGGAAGGCGACATCGCCGCCGTCCGTGGCGCAGCGCCGAGCCCGATCGTCCTCAAGGTGATCATCGAGTCTGCTGCACTGACCGACGAGGAGATCGTCTCTGCGTGCCAGGCCGCCGAGTCCGCAGGTGCAGACTTCGTCAAGACGTCGACAGGCTTCCACCCCGCCGGAGGCGCCAGCGTGCACGCCGTGGCGCTCATGGCACGAACCGTCGGGGACCGGCTGGGCGTCAAGGCCAGCGGTGGCGTCCGGACGGCGTCAGACGCGCTCGCGATGGTCGCCGCCGGCGCCACACGGCTCGGACTGTCCGGTACGGCAGCCGTCTTGGCAGGCCTGGACGGTCTCGACACGGCGGAGCTCTTGGGCGGTGGCGGACGCAGTGACGGCGAGACACCGGCCGGTCCCGGGGACGTCAAGGTCAGTGACGGCGCCTACTGA
- a CDS encoding siderophore-interacting protein, with protein sequence MTSTPSSPVPPKKERPVTRVTVVRTERIAAHMVRLVLTGEALARLDPTEFTDRYVKLQFAPEIEGQRARLRTYTVRTWDTVRGEITIDFVVHGDEGIAGPWAARATPGDEISFVGPGGAYAPALDVPWYLFIGDESALPAIAAALEALPAGARAKAFVEVATTADEVPLRTPAEAVDGDLVTWVHRDASLPGAGTEPGIVESVSAWELPAGVPDVFLHGDAGMVRDLRRHLRVERAVPAARLSASGYWRRGRSEETWRSEKSAWKAAVEADEAGSAG encoded by the coding sequence GTGACGTCCACACCCTCGAGCCCGGTACCTCCGAAGAAGGAACGGCCTGTCACCCGGGTGACGGTGGTCCGCACCGAGCGGATCGCCGCGCACATGGTGCGTCTCGTCTTGACCGGAGAGGCGCTCGCGAGGCTCGACCCGACCGAGTTCACCGACCGATACGTCAAGCTGCAGTTCGCTCCTGAGATCGAGGGGCAGCGTGCCCGGTTGCGGACGTACACGGTCCGTACCTGGGACACGGTTCGGGGTGAGATCACGATCGACTTCGTCGTGCACGGCGACGAGGGGATCGCCGGGCCGTGGGCTGCCCGGGCGACGCCGGGGGACGAGATCTCCTTCGTCGGTCCCGGTGGTGCGTACGCACCGGCGCTCGACGTTCCGTGGTACCTGTTCATCGGTGACGAGAGTGCTCTGCCAGCGATAGCGGCAGCGCTCGAGGCTCTTCCGGCGGGTGCGCGCGCGAAGGCGTTCGTCGAGGTCGCGACGACCGCGGACGAGGTCCCGCTGAGGACGCCCGCGGAGGCCGTCGACGGTGATCTCGTCACGTGGGTGCACAGGGACGCCAGCCTGCCCGGCGCAGGGACAGAGCCGGGGATCGTCGAGAGCGTGTCGGCGTGGGAGCTCCCCGCCGGTGTCCCGGACGTCTTTCTTCACGGTGACGCCGGGATGGTCCGTGATCTCCGACGGCACCTGCGCGTCGAGCGCGCAGTCCCTGCGGCACGCCTGTCGGCTTCTGGGTACTGGCGGCGGGGGCGCAGCGAAGAGACGTGGCGCAGTGAGAAGAGTGCCTGGAAGGCTGCGGTCGAAGCGGACGAGGCAGGCTCCGCCGGCTGA
- a CDS encoding DUF202 domain-containing protein, whose product MNAVPDDAASSAPLPPGAQHERTALAWQRTLMSAALGGILLTLTAIRTDATLIGGASGALVVYVAWRLGHRGPAHELRGGRRTAISDGLVRIVGVVVALALLGAAMALVHATSGTR is encoded by the coding sequence ATGAACGCCGTCCCGGACGACGCAGCCTCGTCGGCACCGCTCCCGCCGGGCGCCCAGCACGAGCGCACCGCGCTCGCCTGGCAGCGCACCCTCATGTCGGCAGCCCTGGGCGGGATCCTCCTCACCCTGACGGCTATCCGGACCGACGCCACGCTCATCGGTGGCGCCTCCGGTGCGCTCGTCGTCTACGTCGCGTGGCGGCTCGGGCACCGCGGTCCCGCGCACGAGCTGCGTGGCGGGCGCCGCACAGCGATCTCCGACGGGCTCGTGCGCATCGTCGGGGTCGTCGTCGCGCTGGCGCTGCTCGGAGCGGCGATGGCGCTCGTGCACGCCACCTCAGGGACCCGCTGA
- a CDS encoding NAD(P)H-quinone dehydrogenase — MTETQTPPPVPSPAGPTPTQDLQATRIVILGGGPGGYEAALVARRLGADVTVVERQGLGGAAVLTDVVPSKTLIATAEWMAVARTASELGIRTVDADGDAAHRLVVDLAAVNTRVMALAAAQSADIRARLERENITMLIGDGRLDGPSRVVVTPEGTGADEIVLDADVVLVATGATPRVLPDAQPDGVRILTWTQLYRLDALPTKLVVVGSGVTGAEFAGAYNALGCEVVLVSSRDRVLPGEDADAANLIEDVFRSRGMTVMSRQRAEAARVVGEGEDAHVEVVLSDGTVVTGSHVLMAVGSIPSTRGIGLEEAGVRLTESGHVEVDKVSRTSVRGIYAAGDCTGIFPLASVAAMQGRVAMSHALGDAVQPLKLRTVAANIFTAPEIATVGYSEKALREQSSKYSVTILPLNRNPRAKMLGIREGFVKMFAHPEAGVVLGGVVVAPRASELIFPITLAVAHRLTVDDVAEAFTVYPSLSGSIAEVARMGHHRIG, encoded by the coding sequence GTGACTGAGACCCAGACCCCGCCGCCCGTCCCCAGCCCCGCCGGACCGACCCCCACCCAGGACCTCCAGGCGACCCGCATCGTCATCCTCGGAGGTGGCCCGGGAGGCTACGAAGCAGCGCTCGTCGCCCGGCGCCTCGGCGCCGACGTCACCGTCGTCGAACGCCAGGGCCTCGGCGGCGCGGCCGTGCTCACCGACGTCGTCCCCTCCAAGACGCTCATCGCGACAGCGGAGTGGATGGCCGTCGCACGGACGGCCTCCGAGCTCGGCATCCGCACGGTCGATGCAGACGGTGACGCCGCCCATCGTCTCGTCGTCGACCTCGCAGCCGTGAACACCCGGGTCATGGCGCTCGCTGCGGCGCAGTCCGCCGACATCCGTGCCCGGCTCGAGCGCGAGAACATCACGATGCTCATCGGTGACGGTCGCCTCGACGGGCCGTCGCGCGTCGTCGTGACCCCCGAGGGGACGGGAGCCGACGAGATCGTGCTCGACGCCGACGTCGTCCTCGTCGCGACCGGTGCGACGCCCCGGGTGCTCCCCGATGCCCAGCCCGACGGCGTGCGCATCCTCACCTGGACCCAGCTCTACCGTCTCGATGCCCTGCCGACCAAGCTCGTCGTCGTCGGGTCAGGCGTCACCGGAGCGGAGTTCGCCGGGGCCTACAACGCTCTCGGGTGCGAGGTGGTCCTCGTGTCCAGCCGCGACCGCGTCCTGCCGGGCGAAGACGCCGATGCGGCAAACCTCATCGAGGACGTCTTCCGTTCGCGCGGGATGACAGTCATGTCCCGCCAGCGCGCCGAGGCTGCCCGGGTCGTCGGCGAGGGCGAGGACGCCCACGTCGAGGTCGTCCTGTCCGACGGCACCGTCGTCACCGGATCGCACGTCCTCATGGCTGTGGGATCGATCCCCAGCACCCGCGGGATCGGCCTCGAGGAGGCCGGCGTCCGCCTCACGGAGTCCGGCCACGTCGAGGTCGACAAGGTCTCCCGCACCAGCGTCCGCGGCATCTACGCAGCAGGTGACTGCACCGGGATCTTCCCGCTCGCGTCCGTCGCCGCCATGCAGGGCAGGGTCGCGATGTCCCACGCGCTCGGCGACGCCGTCCAGCCGCTCAAGCTCCGGACGGTCGCGGCGAACATCTTCACCGCGCCAGAGATCGCGACCGTCGGCTACAGCGAGAAGGCGCTGCGCGAGCAGAGCTCGAAGTACTCGGTGACGATCCTGCCGCTCAACCGCAACCCGCGCGCGAAGATGCTCGGCATCCGGGAAGGCTTCGTCAAGATGTTCGCCCACCCTGAGGCGGGCGTCGTGCTCGGCGGGGTCGTCGTCGCGCCGCGTGCGAGCGAGCTGATCTTTCCGATCACGCTCGCTGTCGCGCACCGCCTCACGGTCGACGACGTGGCCGAGGCCTTCACCGTCTACCCGTCGCTCTCCGGATCGATCGCCGAGGTCGCGCGGATGGGGCACCACCGGATCGGGTAG
- a CDS encoding endonuclease/exonuclease/phosphatase family protein, which yields MVAHPALEDRPVTPGAVGASVALLAVLTATCLELVRTSGPLIDLAFSSGLATAAITALGTFVAAGVFVLVLAARRPLDGRVLLLGVTALAVGRLASQALDGPLRYGITLATVALSLAVVLVAASVVGRVSGTAVAVAVAGGALGSAALNLLLATWDAVWRTGPVGWAVPVVLALTSLVLAWRLRALPAAPAVRGLWVLGPFLSLAVSTFANPAFIASQSGAHLAFAGLTIVITTVGVTTLMTRSLVDVSAIPGRFDGALVAVLVLAPVGLFFARDWPGAASPAVSVLVLVCVVLLGTSATVALAQALTRPVHRQTALRLGGSASCAGLGVILPLLVYQLDYEVPLGVPNALVPVLVALILAVMGLRARRLARALQDEISVVAQPLTHGTVRPVAALVGLLAVVGTVVAAVPSSAAEAADEDPTSVRLLDWNVHYGVNAEPGVDLDAIVQVIDASGADLVTLQEVSRGWIMGGGADMAAYLADQLGMDYVYSPAADQQFGNAILWKPHLGDVSDVEQTGLPFGMGPQKRSAVSATFDIDGTALRVTSVHLQHRVQNTPTRIDQLETLLAAEPVEGAYVLAGDLNAEPGWAETRLLERSGLVSAQDEAGQPTALTFPSTSPDSRIDWVYGSDVSFSDVEVIATSVSDHRPIVATISVAP from the coding sequence ATGGTCGCCCACCCTGCTCTCGAGGACCGCCCGGTCACGCCCGGAGCGGTCGGCGCGTCCGTCGCACTGCTCGCAGTCCTCACCGCGACCTGTCTGGAGCTCGTCCGCACGAGCGGACCGCTCATCGACCTGGCGTTCTCGTCCGGCCTGGCGACAGCAGCGATCACAGCCCTCGGGACCTTCGTCGCCGCTGGTGTCTTCGTGCTCGTCCTGGCCGCACGCCGGCCCCTCGACGGGCGCGTCCTCCTGCTCGGGGTGACGGCCCTCGCGGTGGGCAGGCTCGCCTCCCAGGCGCTCGACGGCCCGTTGCGCTACGGGATCACCCTCGCGACCGTCGCGCTGTCGCTCGCCGTCGTCCTCGTCGCCGCGTCGGTCGTCGGACGCGTCTCCGGGACGGCTGTCGCGGTGGCCGTCGCGGGAGGTGCTCTGGGCTCCGCGGCACTCAACCTGCTCCTGGCGACGTGGGACGCCGTGTGGCGGACCGGTCCCGTCGGGTGGGCGGTCCCGGTCGTCCTCGCGCTCACGTCGCTCGTCCTCGCATGGCGGTTGCGCGCGCTGCCCGCGGCCCCGGCCGTGCGCGGGCTGTGGGTCCTCGGGCCGTTCCTCTCGCTCGCCGTGTCGACCTTCGCGAACCCTGCGTTCATCGCCTCCCAGTCGGGAGCCCACCTGGCGTTCGCCGGGCTGACGATCGTCATCACGACGGTCGGCGTCACGACCCTCATGACCCGTTCGCTCGTCGACGTCTCCGCCATCCCCGGCCGGTTCGACGGAGCGCTCGTCGCCGTTCTCGTCCTTGCCCCGGTCGGGCTGTTCTTCGCGCGCGACTGGCCCGGAGCAGCGTCCCCGGCGGTGTCGGTGCTCGTCCTCGTCTGTGTCGTCCTCCTCGGCACGAGCGCCACCGTCGCGCTCGCTCAGGCGCTCACCCGCCCGGTCCACCGGCAGACAGCGCTGCGCCTAGGCGGGAGCGCGTCGTGCGCCGGGCTCGGCGTCATCCTGCCGCTCCTCGTCTACCAGCTCGACTACGAGGTGCCTCTCGGTGTGCCGAACGCTCTCGTGCCCGTGCTCGTCGCGCTGATCCTCGCCGTCATGGGATTGCGTGCCCGACGCCTCGCCCGCGCGCTGCAAGACGAGATCAGCGTCGTCGCCCAGCCGCTCACCCACGGCACGGTCCGTCCCGTCGCCGCGCTCGTCGGCCTCCTCGCGGTCGTCGGGACCGTCGTGGCAGCCGTGCCCTCGTCCGCGGCAGAGGCCGCAGACGAGGACCCCACGAGCGTCAGGCTCCTCGACTGGAACGTCCACTACGGCGTCAACGCGGAGCCCGGTGTCGACCTCGACGCGATCGTCCAGGTGATCGACGCCTCAGGGGCTGACCTCGTCACCCTCCAGGAGGTCTCGCGCGGATGGATCATGGGAGGCGGCGCAGACATGGCTGCGTACCTCGCAGACCAGCTCGGGATGGACTACGTGTACTCCCCGGCAGCCGACCAGCAGTTCGGGAACGCCATCCTCTGGAAGCCCCACCTCGGTGACGTGTCGGACGTCGAGCAGACCGGGCTCCCCTTCGGGATGGGACCGCAGAAGCGCTCCGCAGTCTCCGCGACGTTCGACATCGACGGCACCGCGCTGCGGGTCACCTCCGTCCATCTCCAGCACCGGGTGCAGAACACCCCCACCCGCATCGACCAGCTGGAGACCCTCCTCGCCGCCGAGCCCGTCGAGGGTGCCTATGTGCTCGCCGGCGACCTCAACGCGGAACCAGGATGGGCCGAGACGCGTCTCCTCGAACGCTCAGGCCTCGTGAGCGCGCAGGACGAGGCCGGCCAGCCGACAGCGCTCACCTTCCCCAGCACGTCGCCAGACTCGCGCATCGACTGGGTCTACGGCTCCGACGTCTCCTTCAGCGACGTCGAGGTCATCGCGACCTCCGTCTCCGACCACCGACCGATCGTCGCGACGATCAGCGTCGCCCCCTGA
- a CDS encoding adenosine deaminase — translation MTSQLPISTLPKVLLHDHLDGGLRPQTLIDLSLEIGHELPATTADALAEWFVDAASSGSLVRYLETFDHTIAVMQTAEALQRVAREAVLDLAADGVVYAEQRWAPEQHLTGGLTLQETVDAVQAGLDEGVALAAERGQDIRVGQLLTAMRHADRWEEIVELSLANRDRGVVGFDIAGAENGFLPSRFPGTWRTLNDASFPVTIHAGEAAGVDSIAEAVHLGQASRIGHGVRIVEDIEDLGTDSPVFGRLAHWIRDNQIPLELCPSSNLQTGAAVSIAEHPISRLRDLDFAVTINTDNRLMSGTSMTREMTLLVDEAGWTLDDLRDATLAAAWSAFIHHDERHALGERIIEAFAAHAAL, via the coding sequence ATGACGTCTCAGCTCCCCATCTCAACACTGCCCAAGGTCCTCCTGCACGACCACCTCGACGGTGGCCTGCGGCCCCAGACCCTCATCGATCTCTCGCTCGAGATCGGTCACGAGCTGCCTGCGACGACCGCTGACGCTCTCGCAGAGTGGTTCGTCGATGCAGCGAGCTCAGGTTCTCTCGTGCGCTATCTCGAGACCTTCGACCACACGATCGCCGTCATGCAGACGGCCGAGGCCCTCCAGCGGGTCGCCCGCGAGGCCGTCCTCGACCTCGCCGCCGACGGCGTCGTCTACGCCGAGCAGCGCTGGGCGCCCGAGCAGCACCTCACCGGTGGCCTCACGCTGCAAGAGACGGTCGACGCCGTCCAGGCGGGGCTCGACGAAGGCGTCGCGCTCGCCGCCGAGCGCGGCCAGGACATCCGCGTCGGGCAGCTCCTCACAGCCATGCGGCACGCTGACCGCTGGGAAGAGATCGTCGAGCTCTCGCTCGCGAACCGCGACCGCGGCGTCGTCGGATTCGACATCGCCGGCGCGGAGAACGGCTTCCTGCCCTCACGGTTCCCGGGCACGTGGCGAACCCTCAACGACGCGTCGTTCCCCGTGACCATCCACGCGGGCGAGGCCGCCGGTGTCGACTCGATCGCCGAAGCCGTGCACCTCGGCCAGGCGAGCCGCATCGGCCACGGCGTGCGCATCGTGGAAGACATCGAGGACCTCGGCACGGACAGCCCGGTGTTCGGGCGCCTCGCCCACTGGATCCGGGACAACCAGATCCCGCTCGAGCTCTGCCCCTCGTCGAACCTCCAGACCGGAGCAGCCGTCTCGATCGCTGAGCACCCGATCTCGCGTCTGCGCGACCTCGACTTCGCTGTCACGATCAACACCGACAACCGGCTCATGTCGGGAACCTCGATGACTCGTGAGATGACCCTCCTCGTCGACGAGGCAGGATGGACGCTCGACGACCTGCGGGACGCGACGCTCGCTGCCGCCTGGAGCGCGTTCATCCACCACGACGAGCGCCACGCGCTCGGCGAGCGGATCATCGAGGCCTTCGCCGCGCACGCCGCGCTCTGA
- a CDS encoding phospho-sugar mutase yields MSTHNLHQLIEQAERWIADDPDEKTRADLTTLLHTAGSPDDELDEPRAQAFLELEDRFSGLLQFGTAGLRGAMAAGPNRMNRAVVIRAAAGLAAYLLTEVRTVTGDEDAVPRVAIGYDARHNSHAFAIDTAAVLTAAGIEALLLDHALPTPVLAFAVRHLSADAGVMVTASHNPPADNGYKVYLGGRVVVGSGRGAQIVPPFDAQIAERISAVDSVASVPRSTDGWTVVGPDLLTDYLASVGRLADDAAPRNLSIVATPLHGVGGAVLQSVLHTAGYRELVLVPEQAEPDPDFSTVAFPNPEEPGAIDLALAYAQTLDADLVVANDPDADRCAIAVRDPRAAQDLKKNSGSDTARAEGWRMLHGDEVGALLGELVAAEAANTPGAFLASSIVSSRLLARIAESHGLQYASTLTGFKWISRVDGLVFGYEEALGYCVDPGSVRDKDGLSAALLLVQLADRLKARGRTLVDELDRLARIHGLHLTDQLSLRFANLARIPETMARLREAPPTTLAGSPVTEIVDLAEGSALLPPTDGLRLVAEDGTRVIVRPSGTEPKVKCYLEVIVPLETTATDEQVASARHTARARLDAVRADMSAALEV; encoded by the coding sequence ATGAGCACGCACAACCTGCACCAGCTGATCGAGCAGGCAGAACGGTGGATCGCTGACGACCCCGACGAGAAGACCCGCGCCGACCTGACCACGCTCCTGCATACCGCGGGGTCGCCAGACGACGAGCTCGACGAACCGCGCGCCCAGGCGTTCCTCGAGCTCGAGGACAGGTTCTCGGGGTTGCTCCAGTTCGGCACAGCAGGGCTGCGGGGCGCGATGGCGGCCGGCCCGAACCGGATGAACCGCGCAGTCGTCATCCGCGCTGCAGCCGGCCTGGCTGCGTACCTCCTCACCGAGGTCCGCACCGTGACCGGCGACGAGGACGCCGTGCCTCGCGTCGCGATCGGCTACGACGCACGGCACAACTCGCACGCGTTCGCGATCGACACCGCTGCGGTGCTCACGGCTGCCGGGATCGAGGCCCTGCTGCTCGACCATGCGCTGCCGACACCTGTCCTGGCGTTCGCTGTGCGGCACCTCTCCGCCGACGCGGGCGTCATGGTGACTGCGAGCCACAACCCTCCGGCCGACAACGGCTACAAGGTGTACCTGGGCGGACGCGTGGTCGTCGGCTCCGGCCGGGGAGCCCAGATCGTGCCTCCGTTCGACGCTCAGATCGCCGAGCGCATCTCGGCCGTGGACTCCGTGGCGTCGGTCCCGCGCTCCACCGACGGGTGGACGGTCGTCGGACCAGACCTGCTCACCGACTATCTCGCGTCTGTCGGCCGGCTCGCGGACGATGCCGCTCCGCGCAACCTGTCGATCGTCGCGACCCCGCTGCACGGTGTCGGCGGCGCCGTCCTCCAGAGCGTGCTGCACACCGCCGGGTACCGCGAGCTCGTGCTCGTCCCTGAGCAGGCAGAGCCGGACCCGGACTTCTCGACGGTCGCGTTCCCCAACCCCGAGGAGCCTGGTGCGATCGACCTGGCCCTCGCCTACGCCCAGACGCTCGACGCTGATCTCGTCGTCGCGAACGATCCCGACGCGGACCGCTGCGCGATCGCTGTCCGGGACCCGCGTGCCGCCCAGGATCTCAAGAAGAACTCCGGCAGCGACACCGCGCGTGCTGAGGGGTGGCGGATGCTCCACGGCGACGAGGTCGGTGCGCTCCTCGGTGAGCTGGTCGCTGCCGAGGCCGCGAACACCCCGGGCGCGTTCCTCGCGAGCTCGATCGTGTCGTCGCGCCTTCTCGCGCGGATCGCCGAGTCTCACGGGCTGCAGTACGCGTCGACGCTGACCGGCTTCAAGTGGATCTCGCGGGTCGACGGCCTGGTCTTCGGCTATGAGGAAGCCCTCGGGTACTGCGTCGACCCAGGTTCCGTCCGTGACAAGGACGGGCTGAGCGCCGCGCTGCTCCTCGTGCAGCTTGCCGACCGGCTCAAGGCCCGTGGACGCACGCTCGTCGACGAGCTGGACCGGCTGGCACGCATCCACGGCCTGCACCTCACCGACCAGCTGTCGCTGCGCTTCGCCAACCTCGCGAGGATCCCTGAGACGATGGCCCGGCTGCGCGAAGCGCCGCCCACCACCCTCGCAGGCTCACCGGTGACGGAGATCGTCGACCTGGCCGAGGGAAGTGCGCTCCTCCCCCCGACGGACGGTCTGCGCCTGGTCGCGGAGGACGGCACCCGGGTCATCGTGCGTCCGAGCGGGACAGAACCGAAGGTCAAGTGCTACCTCGAGGTGATCGTGCCTCTCGAAACGACCGCGACCGACGAGCAGGTCGCGTCCGCACGGCACACGGCACGAGCCCGCCTCGACGCGGTCCGCGCCGACATGTCTGCCGCGCTCGAGGTCTAG